One Bombyx mori chromosome 28, ASM3026992v2 DNA segment encodes these proteins:
- the LOC101746739 gene encoding GATA zinc finger domain-containing protein 1 produces MPKPICSQCGTNDSMLWRSAENGQICNDCHFSTVTPKESKLDSSIKTDCEDIKEDKDNGKNEESTPAKATGKGTRKSTRSTRYKPKTPAPPPLKQPAPRGRGRRSLFKRQPLKAPTATATVVTSDSVFYQGMYMQVGDIVSMTDIDGGTYYAQIRGFLTDEYCEKSAAVTWLLPTKASPPPEKCFDPATYIIGPEEELPRKLEYMEFVMHAPSDYYKASNSPYPLTDNELNNYTGFVWTSMEAKERT; encoded by the exons atgCCAAAACCGATTTGCAGTCAATGCGGAACCAACGATTCTATGTTATGGCGAAGCGCAGAAAACGGACAAATCTGTAATGATTGCCACTTTTCAACGGTGACACCGAAGGAATCAAAATTGGACAGCAGTATTAAAACCGATTGTGAAGACATTAAGGAAGACAAAGATAATGGTAAAAATGAGGAGTCTACGCCGGCTAAAGCTACCGGCAAGGGCACTAGGAAAAGCACTAGATCAACGAGATACAAACCTAAAACACCTGCTCCACCGCCATTGAAGCAGCCGGCGCCGCGGGGCAGAGGACGCAGGAGTCTATTCAAAAGGCAGCCATTGAAAGCACCAACAGCTACAGCGACTGTTGTTACAAGTGATTCAGTATTTTATCAG GGTATGTACATGCAAGTTGGTGATATTGTTTCGATGACTGACATTGATGGTGGCACATACTATGCCCAAATTAGAGGCTTCCTAACTGATGAGTACTGTGAGAAGAGTGCAGCTGTTACTTGGTTATTACCTACAAAAGCGAGCCCACCTCCAGAGAAATGTTTTGATCCTGCTACATATATCATTG GCCCTGAAGAAGAGCTGCCTCGGAAACTGGAATACATGGAATTTGTGATGCATGCTCCATCTGATTACTACAAAGCGAGCAACAGTCCATACCCACTGACTGATAATGAACTGAATAATTATACTGGTTTTGTATGGACTTCGATGGAAGCTAAAG